Proteins encoded by one window of Acidipropionibacterium virtanenii:
- a CDS encoding alpha/beta fold hydrolase — translation MQVILVPGLWLDASSWQAVIPALEAAGHTARPLTMPGTGQPAARSGAIHIQDWVDAVVAEIDAAALHGPVVLVGHSGGGNVVWAAADARPGAVARVVFVDTVPPAPGDSISEFEAVDGVIPFPGWDFFGEDAADLDTDVRSRTEATTGSIPVHVPTDPISHSTGRRREIPVTLLMGRLDADGLRAELASWPGTAAEFDAIADVEVVTLGTGHWPQFSSPGVLAPALVQAVH, via the coding sequence ATGCAGGTCATTCTCGTTCCGGGGCTGTGGCTCGACGCGTCGTCGTGGCAGGCCGTCATCCCCGCCCTCGAGGCCGCGGGCCACACGGCCCGCCCGCTCACGATGCCCGGCACCGGGCAGCCGGCAGCACGCTCCGGCGCGATCCACATCCAGGACTGGGTGGACGCCGTGGTCGCCGAGATCGACGCCGCCGCCCTCCATGGCCCGGTGGTGCTGGTGGGCCATTCCGGGGGCGGGAATGTGGTGTGGGCCGCAGCCGACGCCAGACCGGGCGCCGTCGCCCGGGTCGTCTTCGTCGACACGGTTCCGCCGGCCCCGGGAGACTCGATCAGCGAGTTCGAGGCCGTCGACGGCGTCATCCCCTTCCCCGGCTGGGACTTCTTCGGCGAGGACGCGGCAGATCTCGACACCGACGTCCGCTCCCGGACCGAGGCGACGACCGGGTCGATACCGGTCCATGTGCCCACCGATCCGATCTCCCACAGCACGGGACGGCGTCGCGAGATACCGGTCACTCTTCTCATGGGGCGGCTGGACGCCGACGGGCTGCGGGCCGAACTCGCCTCCTGGCCGGGCACCGCCGCCGAGTTCGACGCGATCGCCGACGTCGAGGTGGTGACGCTGGGAACGGGCCACTGGCCGCAGTTCTCGAGCCCGGGTGTCCTCGCACCGGCCCTGGTGCAGGCCGTCCACTGA
- a CDS encoding glycerophosphodiester phosphodiesterase family protein: MPAIFAHRGANKNSGADKDLPENTMAAFAAAIEVGADGIELDVQLTRDRRIVVCHDETVDRVSDGHGLVVEHTFEELMRLNFAANLPDQEPARIPLLDDVLALLAPTDLSLNIELKNGVIRYDQLEESVVDAVHSHQMADRVVLSSFNHRSLVHLSQIAPGIRRGVLYSNDLADPWDYATRIGVQAVHPSGLLLRGRDDVPTFHAAGLSVRAWTLDEPDQIREAAQLGVDAVITNDPQGARAALA; the protein is encoded by the coding sequence ATGCCAGCGATCTTCGCCCACCGTGGTGCCAACAAGAACAGTGGAGCCGACAAAGACCTCCCCGAGAACACCATGGCCGCCTTCGCCGCCGCGATCGAGGTGGGCGCCGACGGCATTGAACTCGACGTCCAGCTGACCCGTGACCGGAGAATCGTCGTGTGTCACGACGAGACCGTCGACCGGGTCAGCGACGGCCACGGCCTGGTCGTCGAGCACACCTTCGAGGAGCTGATGCGGCTCAACTTCGCGGCGAACTTGCCCGATCAGGAGCCCGCCCGCATCCCGTTGCTGGACGACGTCCTGGCGCTGCTGGCACCCACCGACCTGAGCCTGAACATCGAACTGAAGAACGGCGTCATCCGTTATGACCAGCTCGAGGAGAGCGTGGTCGACGCCGTGCATTCCCACCAGATGGCCGACCGGGTGGTGCTGAGCAGCTTCAACCACCGCAGCCTGGTGCACCTGTCGCAGATCGCGCCGGGCATCCGCCGCGGCGTGCTCTACTCCAACGATCTGGCCGATCCCTGGGACTACGCCACCCGCATCGGCGTCCAGGCCGTACACCCCTCCGGGCTGCTGCTGCGCGGACGCGACGACGTCCCGACATTCCACGCCGCCGGCCTGAGCGTGCGGGCCTGGACCCTCGACGAGCCCGACCAGATCCGCGAGGCCGCCCAGCTCGGCGTCGATGCCGTCATCACGAACGATCCGCAGGGTGCCCGAGCGGCCCTGGCCTGA